A window of Gloeothece verrucosa PCC 7822 genomic DNA:
CAATAAACTCTCCTTTAGAATGTTGAATGCCCAAATTCCGCGCGGCAGCTACCCCAGAATTCGCTTGTTGTAATAATCTAACTCGCTTATCTTGACGAGCAAAAGCTTGAACAATTTCTTGAGTCTTATCTTGAGAACCATCATCAATCACCAAAACCTCTATATTTTTGTAGGTTTGAGATAAAACAGACCTCAGAGTTCCTTTAATAAATTTTTCTGCATTATAAGCAGGAATAATAACAGAAACTAGCGGCACACTAGCGGGAACAAGATCAGCACTAATTTTTAGCTGTATATTTTTAGCTCTCTCTACACTTATTTGATGCCAATTCCAAGCATGAGTAATAATATCTTTTAAGTCTGAATATTGAGGTCGCCAGCCTAATATTTTTTGAGCTTTTTCACTACTTCCCACTAAAACCGGTGGGTCTCCTAAGCGGCGCTTTTCTTCAATGACTTTAATAGGCTTTCCTGTGACGACTTTAGCGGTTTCGATTACTTCTCTAACAGAAAAACCCTTGCTATTTCCTAAATTAAAAACGTTGCTCTCTTCTCCTTTGAGCAAGTATTCTAATCCCAAAATATGAGCATTCGCCAAATCAACTACATGAATATAATCCCTAATACAAGTTCCGTCAGGGAGAGGATAATCTGTACCCAAAATAGAGATAGAGTCTCTTAAACCTAAAGCTGTCTGTAAAACCAAAGGAATTAAATGAGTTTCAGGTTCATGCTTTTCTCCGAGTAGTCCTTGAGGATCTGCACCTGCCGCATTAAAATAGCGAAAACAAACTGATTTTAGTCCATAAGCCCGATCAAAATCTGCTAAGATTTTTTCTGCCATTAATTTACTACGGCCATAGGGATTAATAGGATTTTGCGGCTGGTCTTCTGTCACAGGAATAGACTCAGGAACTCCATAAGTAGCACAGGTAGAAGAAAAAACTATCCGTTTAACATTAGCCGCTACCATTGCTTCTAATAAAGTTAAAGTGCCTACAACATTATTGCGGTAATACTTAGCCGGGTCCATCATAGATTCTCCTACATAAGCATAAGCCGCAAAGTGCATGACAGCATCAATCGAGTAGCGAGAAAATATCTCATCTAGCAAAGGGCGGTTATTAATATCTCCGATAATTAATTCCGCTTGTAAAACTTCTTCGACTATCTCACGATGACCATAGACTAAGTTGTCTAAAACGATCACTCCATAGCCAGCTTTTTGTAAAGCTTTTACAGCATGGCAACCAATATAGCCGGCTCCGCCAGTGACTAGAATAACAGGTTTAGATGGGTTTAAATTATTCATAATTTTTCTTCTATTTTGTACTCGCCAAAGTTAAAGTTTTAGTTTTTGATTGTTTTACAACAAATTCTTCTTGATAAGAGCGTTCTGTATTCACTTTCCATAAATCATGTTTCGCTCCCATGATGTTTTCTGCCGCTAAAAGACCGGCTAACATCGAGTGATCTTGATTATTGTAACGGTGCATTCCATTACGGCCAATGGTTTGTAAATTTTCAAAGCTATCAAGATAGTCTTGAAGCACGGCTAAATGCTGAGTATATTCAGCATCATAAACGGGATAAGCTTTTAATTGACGAATAACTGTACCATCTTTAACTTTATCAATGCTATCTACTAACCCTAAATTAACCACTTCACGACTGGCTAAAGCAATTAACTCTTTCTCTGATAACTCCCAAAGTTGATCTCCTTTACTACAAAAATATTCCATTCCGAGACAGGTTTTATTGGCATCCGGAACCATCGCCGGACTCCAATTTTTAAAATTTTGAATTCGTCCGACTTTAAATTCTGGACTGTGAATATAAATCCAGTTATCCGGAAATAGATGTTTTTGGTCAATAATGAGAGCAACAATTAAAAAATCTCGATATTTAAGGCTTCTGGCTGCTCTAAGAACTGCTTCAGGCGGCAAAGGATCAAGTCGATGAATCAAAGCAGAAATCGGCATACTTGAAATAAAATTGTCTCCTTCAATAGAGAAATTTTTTCCTTCTTGTTGAACAAGAATACGCTTAATTCTTTTGTCTTCTCTTTCAATCTTAATAACTTCTGTATTTAAGTAAACTGGTGAGCCTTTTTGATTTAATTTCTCTTCAAAGCGCTCCCACATCATGCCTGGCCCTAAAATAGGATAGTCAAATTCTTTGATGAGAGTTTTTGTATCATTACTGCCAAAAAAAGCATTAATGATGGCTTTTTTTAATGAAAGTCCTTTAATCCGTTGTGCCGCCCAGTCTGCTTGGATTTGAGTACAAGGAATTCCCCAAACTTTTTCCGTATAACTTTTAAAAAATGTTTGATAAAGACGTTCACCGAAACGGTTAGTTACCCATTGTTCAAAATTTTTCTCTTCGGGAAGAGGACGTAATTTAATTTTTAAATAACTAGACATGATCCGCAAACTCCCAATCATTCCTAAGTTATTAAGCGCGTTGAGGGGTTCTAGGGGATAACTAAAAAACTTTTTGTTGTAATAAATGCGGGATAAACGAGGCACCTTAATAAAATCATTTCCTAACACTTCCTGCCATAAATGTTGAACCTCTGGCACTTTGGTAAAAAAGCGATGACCGCCAATATCAAATCGATAGCCCTTGTAGGTTTCTGTACGGGCAATGCCTCCCACTTTATCGGCTTTTTCTAAAACGACAGATTTTAAACCATGTTTAGCTAATTGGTAAGCGGCAGTTAAACCTGCTGGGCCTCCTCCGATCACTACGGTAGAATGGACGCTGTTTTTGGGGTTATTTTTAATTAAGTTCAATTTTGTACAAGTCATAGAAGTTTACGCAGGATAGAGAATTATTAAAACCAATTAATTAACAGATTTTTGATGATTAATATTAAAATTTAATTTAACTTAAAGCTAAATTATATAGATTTTTTTTATATTTATTTTTAATCATATAATTTGCTGTTCCCACTGCAAAACCGAAACCACTGTAAAAATAATAAAGCCAGTGCCAAGGAAGAACTTTTAGAGTAAAAGTCCAGCCACGTTTTTCTTTAAAGAAGCGATAAACAGAGAGATTAAGGCCCACTAAAGTTAAACCTAAAACAAATACAACAACGAAAAATTTAGGCAACCAGAGCGCAGCCAGAAACGCCGCTAATAAGCTATAAGTTAAAACAATACTGAATCGACTCGACCATTGTAGATTGAGATCGTTGATTAAACATTGATCACGATGAATTAACTCTGTCCAAGGAATGGCGCGGTAAAAAATGTCAGCTTTTAGTAAAGACAGAGGAGTCCAGCGTTTTAAATGCTTAACTTGTATATACTTGCAAAGTCGAATCGAATAGCCGGCGGCTTTAAGTCGATACCCTAATTCAATGTCTTCAATACTAGCACGACGATAACTTTCGTCAAATCCTCCTATTTCTAAAAAGACATCACGCCGAATTGCTCCACAAGCACCCCAAAATGTTGAGGCTTCTTCAGAGGCTTGTTGATGGGTATAGTGATGAAAAAGGTTTTTATATTGAGATAAAAAGTTAGCTTCTCCAGGATTTTCGTCATAAGAACCTATTAAAGCCTCTAAATTAGGGTTATTTTGCCAAACTTGACTTATTTTTGCTAAAATGTCCGAATAAACCGCTACATCTGCGTCAAGAAAAAGTAGAATATCGCCTTTAGCTATTTTTGCGCCTATATTTCTTGCTGTGGCTGGACCGCAGTTAACGGGTTGTCTAATCACGGTAGCTCCGAAATCTTCTGCAACTTTACCAGACTCATCCGTGCCACCATCAACGACAACAATAATTTCTAGGGGACAAGGATCAAGAGTTGCTAAACTTTCTAAACATCTATGAAAGCCCTCTCCGCCGTTGTAAACTGGAATTATGACAGATATAAAGCTATTAGAGAGCAAATTTTCCATAAATCTATCTTAAATGGCTTTTACGTTGGATCTAATAACATTCTATATAAGTGAGTTGAGAAATAGTGTATTACTTCTTGTTAGTGATGTATAACTTGTTGTTATTCTTTTGCATTTGGGCCAATCGATTATAGTTTTGCTGACATTGGCCAAAAAAAAATTTTCTAAGAAAAATCTTATATAGAACAGATAGGTTTAAAGCCGCTCCGTAACCCACCCCGAGATTTTGTATCATTATGAACATTTTTTTGCACGAGGCCGAAAAAGCTATGCATGGCAGCTTAGCCGCTTTGCGTAATAGATAGTTATTAATTTGTTCTAATTTCTGATACCGAAACAACCTTAGTTTTAACTATAGTTTTGTCTTTATAGGAAAATTATATCGGTAAAAGAAAATACTTATTTTTAAGTTGATCTTTATGAAAAATCGTTATTTGTACGGGAGCTTTTTAATTATATAAAGATCAATAATGTATTATCCAAGCAAAATTATTTTCTTAAAAAATCGAGGAGAATAAGGTTATGGCAGACATTACTAACAGTTCTATATTGTCTCTTAGTGCATTAGATAGCATTCCTATGGCTCAAAACGATAGTGCGACGAGCTATAAAAATTTTAGTATTACTCTCTTATCTAGCGACTTACTCAAAAACGATAGTGACCCCAATGGTGCTTCTTTAAAACTTACGGGAGTGAGTAATGCTGTCAATGGAACTGTTGGCTTAAATAGTACGGGAAATATTATTTTCACTCCTAATTATGAATTTACTGGCAATGCGGGTTTTACTTATACTGTCAGTAATAGTTATGGAGCAACTACCACAGCAAGCGTCAATGTTTCAGTCTTAAACTATACGGCTGGAACTACATACTATGTCAGTCCAACAGGAAATGATAAAAGTGCTGGCACTTCACCTACTCAAGCCTGGAAAACTATTACTAAGCTTAATAATATAAATTTCAAAGCGGGTGATCGTATTCTCTTTCAAGGAGGAGCAACTTTTAGCGGCAACCTTTCTTTTAATAATAGAGATGTAGGTACAAGCGCGGCCCCCATTATTATTAGCTCCTATGGGACAGGAAAAGCCATCATTAATGCCGGCACCGGTACAGGCATTACAGCTTATAACACTGGAGGTTATCAGATTTCTAATCTTGCCATCGTTGGTTCTGGCACGGGTACTAACACCGGTAACGGGATGAATTTTTACAATGATTTAGCGAATAATACCAAGCTGGACTATATCAATATTAGTAATGTAGATGTCGGTGGTTTTAAAGACAGTGGTATAAAAATTGGTAGCTGGAATCAAAATAGCGGCTATCGCAATGTGACCGTTAGTAATACTATTGTTCATGACAATGGTATTAGTGGATTGATGACCTATGCTGAACTCCCCAACAGTCATGAAAACGTCAATGTTGATTATGTACAAGCTTACAACAACTTTGGCACACCCGGAACCTGGAACGGTAGTGGTAGCGGCATAGTTTTAGGAGCCGTCAACACCGGCAAAATTGAACATTCCATTGCTCATGATAATGGAAAATTGGATGATACAGGTGCCGGGCCAGTGGGAATATGGACTTATGATTCTAACAATATGCTCATTCAATACAATGAGTCTTATAATAACCGCACAGGTGGAACAAAGGATGGAGGGGGATTTGACTTTGACCAAAATGTCTCTAATTCCATCATGCAATATAACTACTCTCATGGGAATGATGGGGCTGGCTATTTACTCTGTCAAGGAGTCGATAATTATAGCTTTACAGGCAATACCGTCCGCTACAATATCAGCGAAAATGATGGACGTAAAAATAGTTATGGAGGCATCTACGTTTATGGCAGAATCGTTAATACAGAAGTTTACAATAATACAGTTTTTATCAGTCCTGCCACCACAGGAAACCCTAAAGCCCTAAAAATTGAAAACACTGCTGCTGCTACTTTGGATGTTAGTAGTTTGCATCTGCGTAATAATATTTTTCAGACCACTAATGGAGTACAATTAGTTGAAGTTACGGCTGGTCAACTTAATGGTTCAAAAGATTTGTTATTTCAAGGAAATGACTATTATTCCACAGGAGGAGCCTTTAAAATTACCTGGGGAAGTACCACTTATGATAGTTTAACGAACTGGCAAGCCGCCACCAATCAAGAAAAAGTATCCTCTCAAAATGTAGGATTAAGTGTTGCTCCAGGATTACTTAATGCTGGTGGAGGTACTACCATTAATAATACTTACAACTTGGCTTCATTAGATGCCTATAAATTAGGATCTACCTCTCCATTAATTAATGCTGGGTTAAATTTGAATAGTAATTTCGGTATTAATACTGGGCTTAATGATTTTTATAGCTCTGCATTACCTCAAGGTACAGGATACGATATTGGGGCGAATGAATGGAAATAAGCCATTAAAGCTCAAATTTTTGAGTAATTGTCCCTAATGCTCCATCTATTTTTACTGCTGGCTCCTTGTGAGCAATAGCCAAGAACCAAGCACTTCCTCACCTCATAATGTTTATAATACTACTTACATCACTTTCAAAACCTCGTCGTTAGGTTAAGGCATGGGAAAACCCAACCAAGAAAATTTCCCAAGCATCCTAGTCAAACCTCAAAACAAGTAAAATGCTCTCAAACATATAAATATTAAGCATTTGACTATTTTTGAGGTTAAAACCCTATCTAAAAATATTTTTAGGTACTAGGTTGCAAAAGTCTTGTTTTTTGGTATAATTTAGCGATAATTTGCTACTATAAAGTATTGCTACTCTAATAAGGTATATCCTTATCTCTTTTTTATTTACCGAATTTGCTGTTCTCCGTTCCTAAAACTAGACAACCCTGTACCTCAGCAGCATAAGAATTAATATATAGCCTTTCTCACATTAATGAGGTACACCTTGAATTTAATTTCCTGTTACCTGTTCCCTATCAAAAAGAGCGAATTATTTTATGGCAACGGCTGTTCTCGATCTGGATCTAACCAATCTCCCAGAAAAAATTACACAACTAGATAATTACAGTAGAGCTTTTATTTTGATTCGGTTCAGACAAAAACCCGTCGGCAAAATTACTGTTCCTATTTATCAAGGTTCTTTAAACATAGCAGAAATTAGAAATCAACTGCTAGAAGCCGCCGGTTGGCCAGTATGGGATCAATGGCTTAAAGATTATTTAAATTGGCATGAAACCCCCCATTTCACCCCACCTTTAGCCACAGTAGCCGTTTGTACCCGTGATCGGCCCGAAGATATTAAACGCTGTCTAGAAGCTTTAATGAATCTGCCTGATGATGGACAAGAAACCATCGTGATTGATAATTGCCCATCTACAGATATAACCCAAAAAATTGTCCTTGAAAATTACCCTAAAGTAAAATACATTAGAGAAGATCGCCCCGGCTCAAGTGCGGCTCGCAATCGTGCCCTAAAAGAAGCTAAACACGACATTGTCGCTTTTACAGATGATGATGCCACCCCCGATCCCAATTGGTTGCGCTCACTGGTGCGTAACTTTGACGATCCTAGAGTGCTTTGTGTCACCGGGCAAGTCATGCCGCTAGAACTAGAAAATGAAGCTCAAGAATGGTTTGAAAGTTATAGCCCCTTGGGACGCGGCTTTAAACGTCTTGTTTTTGACGGCATTGAGGCTCATCGCTATCACGTGGCCCGCATAGGCGTTTCGGCCAATATGGCCTTACACAAAAAACTATTAGAAACAGTAGGAAACTTTGACGAAATATTAGGCGTAGGAACCCCTACTCGTTGTGGGGAAGATCATGATTTATTCTCTCGCATTCTAGCCCAAGGCTATAAAATTGTTTATGACCCAACAGCATTAAGCTGGCATCGTCATCGTCGAACTTGGCCAGAAATGAGTAAAACCCTTTATGGATACGGGACCGGAGTCTATGCCTTTTGGACTCGTAGCTTATTAGTAGAAGGAGAATTAGGCGTTTTACTTCTGCCTATGGGTTGGTTTCTTAATCAGCAACTCCCCAATATTATTAAATCAATTTTTAAAGCTCCCAATAGTACCCCTTTAGAGCTTCTTTTAGCAGAAGTTAAAGGGTGTTTAGTCGGGCCTTGGTCTTATTTTGTCTCCCGAAGACAATACAAAATGAAATATCAAAAGTAAACAGCCAAGAATCAACGCACAAAAATTAATTTATTTACCATGATCAGTTTAATTATCCCCACTCATAACCGGTGTTTATCTTTACAGCGTCTTTTAGATGCACTGCAAAAACAAACTTACCCCCTAGATGACTTAGAAGTGGTGGTCGTTGCCGATGGATGTCAGGATAATACAATTGAAATGCTAGAAAAATATGAAGCACCTTTTAAATTGGTTTTTCTAGAACAACCCGGTTCAGGAGCCGCAGTTGCCCGTAATAAAGGAGCCGAAAAAGCAAGCGGTTCTCTCTTAATTTTTTTAGATGATGATATTAAGCCATCAGAATACTTTGTCGAAGCTCATGTCCGCGCTCATAGCCAAAAACCCGATCAAGTTGTCATTGGATATCTGCCCCCAAAACTAGCAAATCAATCGAGTTTTTTTCAGATTAGACTATGGGCATGGTGGGAAGAAAAATTTTATATCATGGGCAAAGCGGGCCACCGTTATACTTATGAAGATTTACTAAGTGGAAACTTTTCTTTACCCGCTAGTTTATTTCAACAAGTAGGAGGCTTTGACAGCCGCTTTCGTTGTCGAGAAGATTATGAATTAGGAGCCAGATTACTTAAAGCCGGAGCGGATTTGATTTTCGTTAAAGCCGCTATGGGCGATCACTGCGATGAAGTCACTGATTTAGACCGTTCCCTCAGACGAAAACGACAAGAAGGAAAAGCCGATATATTATTTGGTCGTTGTCACCCAGATTTAATGTATAAACTGCGAGTGGCTTCATTTGGGGAATCCTCACCTTGGTTAGAAAAGATTGTACAAAAGTTCATCTTTCAATTTTCTCAATGGACTGATCTATTAGCTTTTGTATTAAGAGCTTTATTAAATCTCCTAGAAATGCTGAAAATGCGGCAGACTTGGGAAAAACTCAATAATCGATTACATGGTTATTGGTATTTACGAGGAATGATCGACGAATTAAAAACCTATAAAGGCTTAATTAGTTATCTACAAGGCGGAGAAATTCGACCCAACTCAGAAGGATTAGAAATTGAAATTGACCTAAAACAAGGATTAGAAAAAGCCGAGCAACTAATAGATGAACAACGTCCCGTTAGTTTGCGAATTCGCTATGGAGAGCATCCCATCGGCCGGATTGCTCCTTGCTCTGGAGCAGAAAGACTAAGAAGCGTTCATCTTCGCCCTCTGTTGATGACTGACTTTGCTTGGCAATTACTACAAGCTGTCAATTTAGAAACATCAAGCCAAGACATTCTTCTGCCTTTTAATACTCAAAAACAGTTAGACTTAGTTAACCTTTAAAAAAATTTAATACTCAATCAATATGGCGACGAAAGTATTTGATATAGACTTATCGAAAAAACTAGAACCGGTTTGGTGCGGGGAAGGATTTGACAGCTTTTGGATTTTGGTTCGTTATCTTCATCAACCTTTAGGTTGGGTTTGGTATTCTCTGCCCGATGTTAATATCCCGATGGTTTCTGCCCAACAATTAGAAGAAGCCATTATAAAAAATTTAGGGCAACAATTACTTAATAGAATGATGGGACAAGAAATTAGTCCCCTGGCCTCCCAAAATCCCCCTCTAGAACCCATCAGTATAGTAGTTTGTACCCGTGATCGAACAGAGCTACTCAAACAATGTCTAAAAGCCCTTTTAAATCTAGATTATCCTAAGTATGAAATCATTATTGTAGATAATGCACCCAGTAATGATGCTACCGCCAAACTGGCTCAAACCTTGCCGGTTCGATATGTCTGTGAACCTAGACCCGGACTTGACTGGGCCCGTAACCGAGGCATTCAAGAAGCTCATTATGACATAGTCGCCTTCACTGATGATGATGCTAAAGTAGATGGATACTGGTTAAGAGCGATCGCTCAGGGATTTCAGCAGCCAGAAGTCATGTGCGTAACCGGTTTAGTAGCACCCGCAGAATTAGAAACCGATGCTCAATATTTGTTTGAGTTTGATTATGGGGGCATGGGTCATGGCTTTAATCGTCGTATCATTAACAAAGAGAGAATCACCGAAACGAATTTACTCTGGGCCAGTAGTTTTGGTGTTGGAGTGAATATGGCTTTTCGCCGAGAAATTTTCGATAAAATAGGCCCTTTCGATCCCGCATTGGATGTGGGAACCCCTAGCCGGGGCTGTGGCGATGTAGAAATGTTTCACCGTTTAGTGGCTAAAGGATATACGATAGCATACGAACCCTCGATGCTAGTGTGGCACACCCACAGGCGCAGCCGCTCAGCCCTATGGCGACAACTTAGCGATAATGGCTGTAGTTTCGGCGTTTATTTGCTCACTTGCCTAAACAATAAAACAGTTAATTCGTCTAGTATTTTGCGCTTCTTTGTTTATGATTGGTTAGGAGGTTGGATCATCAGCCGCCTAGTACGTGGTTATCGGAAACTACCCAGATATTTAATTATTCCCGAAATCTTAGGGATGTTACAAAGTCCTCAAGCTTATCGAGCCAGTCAAATAACAGCAAAAAACAGAGCCGCAAGCTATGCGAATTAACTAAGCTATGAAAATTACTCAAACAAGTCTTTTTCGCCGACGCTTAATTCAGCAATGGGATTTATTGCGTGAATTAGTTAGTCGTGATATGAAATTACTCTACAAGCGTTCTTTTTTAGGAATTGCTTGGACTTTGATCAATCCCTTATTGCAATTAGCCGTTTTTGCCTTTGTTTTTCAGGCCGTTATTCCCATCAATATCCCT
This region includes:
- a CDS encoding Ig-like domain-containing protein translates to MADITNSSILSLSALDSIPMAQNDSATSYKNFSITLLSSDLLKNDSDPNGASLKLTGVSNAVNGTVGLNSTGNIIFTPNYEFTGNAGFTYTVSNSYGATTTASVNVSVLNYTAGTTYYVSPTGNDKSAGTSPTQAWKTITKLNNINFKAGDRILFQGGATFSGNLSFNNRDVGTSAAPIIISSYGTGKAIINAGTGTGITAYNTGGYQISNLAIVGSGTGTNTGNGMNFYNDLANNTKLDYINISNVDVGGFKDSGIKIGSWNQNSGYRNVTVSNTIVHDNGISGLMTYAELPNSHENVNVDYVQAYNNFGTPGTWNGSGSGIVLGAVNTGKIEHSIAHDNGKLDDTGAGPVGIWTYDSNNMLIQYNESYNNRTGGTKDGGGFDFDQNVSNSIMQYNYSHGNDGAGYLLCQGVDNYSFTGNTVRYNISENDGRKNSYGGIYVYGRIVNTEVYNNTVFISPATTGNPKALKIENTAAATLDVSSLHLRNNIFQTTNGVQLVEVTAGQLNGSKDLLFQGNDYYSTGGAFKITWGSTTYDSLTNWQAATNQEKVSSQNVGLSVAPGLLNAGGGTTINNTYNLASLDAYKLGSTSPLINAGLNLNSNFGINTGLNDFYSSALPQGTGYDIGANEWK
- a CDS encoding glycosyltransferase; this encodes MATAVLDLDLTNLPEKITQLDNYSRAFILIRFRQKPVGKITVPIYQGSLNIAEIRNQLLEAAGWPVWDQWLKDYLNWHETPHFTPPLATVAVCTRDRPEDIKRCLEALMNLPDDGQETIVIDNCPSTDITQKIVLENYPKVKYIREDRPGSSAARNRALKEAKHDIVAFTDDDATPDPNWLRSLVRNFDDPRVLCVTGQVMPLELENEAQEWFESYSPLGRGFKRLVFDGIEAHRYHVARIGVSANMALHKKLLETVGNFDEILGVGTPTRCGEDHDLFSRILAQGYKIVYDPTALSWHRHRRTWPEMSKTLYGYGTGVYAFWTRSLLVEGELGVLLLPMGWFLNQQLPNIIKSIFKAPNSTPLELLLAEVKGCLVGPWSYFVSRRQYKMKYQK
- a CDS encoding glycosyltransferase family 2 protein — its product is MENLLSNSFISVIIPVYNGGEGFHRCLESLATLDPCPLEIIVVVDGGTDESGKVAEDFGATVIRQPVNCGPATARNIGAKIAKGDILLFLDADVAVYSDILAKISQVWQNNPNLEALIGSYDENPGEANFLSQYKNLFHHYTHQQASEEASTFWGACGAIRRDVFLEIGGFDESYRRASIEDIELGYRLKAAGYSIRLCKYIQVKHLKRWTPLSLLKADIFYRAIPWTELIHRDQCLINDLNLQWSSRFSIVLTYSLLAAFLAALWLPKFFVVVFVLGLTLVGLNLSVYRFFKEKRGWTFTLKVLPWHWLYYFYSGFGFAVGTANYMIKNKYKKNLYNLALS
- a CDS encoding NAD(P)/FAD-dependent oxidoreductase — protein: MTCTKLNLIKNNPKNSVHSTVVIGGGPAGLTAAYQLAKHGLKSVVLEKADKVGGIARTETYKGYRFDIGGHRFFTKVPEVQHLWQEVLGNDFIKVPRLSRIYYNKKFFSYPLEPLNALNNLGMIGSLRIMSSYLKIKLRPLPEEKNFEQWVTNRFGERLYQTFFKSYTEKVWGIPCTQIQADWAAQRIKGLSLKKAIINAFFGSNDTKTLIKEFDYPILGPGMMWERFEEKLNQKGSPVYLNTEVIKIEREDKRIKRILVQQEGKNFSIEGDNFISSMPISALIHRLDPLPPEAVLRAARSLKYRDFLIVALIIDQKHLFPDNWIYIHSPEFKVGRIQNFKNWSPAMVPDANKTCLGMEYFCSKGDQLWELSEKELIALASREVVNLGLVDSIDKVKDGTVIRQLKAYPVYDAEYTQHLAVLQDYLDSFENLQTIGRNGMHRYNNQDHSMLAGLLAAENIMGAKHDLWKVNTERSYQEEFVVKQSKTKTLTLASTK
- a CDS encoding glycosyltransferase family 2 protein, producing the protein MISLIIPTHNRCLSLQRLLDALQKQTYPLDDLEVVVVADGCQDNTIEMLEKYEAPFKLVFLEQPGSGAAVARNKGAEKASGSLLIFLDDDIKPSEYFVEAHVRAHSQKPDQVVIGYLPPKLANQSSFFQIRLWAWWEEKFYIMGKAGHRYTYEDLLSGNFSLPASLFQQVGGFDSRFRCREDYELGARLLKAGADLIFVKAAMGDHCDEVTDLDRSLRRKRQEGKADILFGRCHPDLMYKLRVASFGESSPWLEKIVQKFIFQFSQWTDLLAFVLRALLNLLEMLKMRQTWEKLNNRLHGYWYLRGMIDELKTYKGLISYLQGGEIRPNSEGLEIEIDLKQGLEKAEQLIDEQRPVSLRIRYGEHPIGRIAPCSGAERLRSVHLRPLLMTDFAWQLLQAVNLETSSQDILLPFNTQKQLDLVNL
- a CDS encoding glycosyltransferase; translated protein: MATKVFDIDLSKKLEPVWCGEGFDSFWILVRYLHQPLGWVWYSLPDVNIPMVSAQQLEEAIIKNLGQQLLNRMMGQEISPLASQNPPLEPISIVVCTRDRTELLKQCLKALLNLDYPKYEIIIVDNAPSNDATAKLAQTLPVRYVCEPRPGLDWARNRGIQEAHYDIVAFTDDDAKVDGYWLRAIAQGFQQPEVMCVTGLVAPAELETDAQYLFEFDYGGMGHGFNRRIINKERITETNLLWASSFGVGVNMAFRREIFDKIGPFDPALDVGTPSRGCGDVEMFHRLVAKGYTIAYEPSMLVWHTHRRSRSALWRQLSDNGCSFGVYLLTCLNNKTVNSSSILRFFVYDWLGGWIISRLVRGYRKLPRYLIIPEILGMLQSPQAYRASQITAKNRAASYAN